The Brassica napus cultivar Da-Ae chromosome C7, Da-Ae, whole genome shotgun sequence genome has a segment encoding these proteins:
- the LOC106436581 gene encoding wall-associated receptor kinase 4 — translation MKLQEYLFLVAMFCLSCTQPIKCQTKLKCPEKCGNVTLEFPFGTTPGCYHEEDPSFNLTCNEQGLFFNGFRVVNISHSSQISITFPPSYACYNKSGHLQNGAAYYNDRLGNLTLSDNNTLFAVGCDTYAFVTTSGTRRNSFGCISVCDEEPLVTNRECNGEGCCQNPVSAGSSWYIVRPYRFVNDTSERPYRSSCIYAFVVEDGKFKFNDIEDGKFKLNDKGLVDYSYLQTRRLPVVLDWSIGGQTCNQVGNASLCSVNSTCSNSTVRTGYVCKCEPGYYGNPYLKDGCTDIDECTSTTYEHNCTENSNCENTNGSFLCPCKTGYHKDNSAMSCLLTEINEKPDSGSADYEWAKIFLGTTIGFLCILLVVTFIQQRMKHRKNAELRQHFFEQNGGGMLRQRLSGAGPSNVDVKIFTEEGMKDATSDYDDSRILGQGGQGTVYKGILPDNSIVAIKKARLGDSSQVEQFINEVLVLSQINHRNVVKLLGCCLETEIPLLVYEFINSGTLFDHLHGSLFDSSLTWEHRLRIAVEIAGTLAYLHSSASIPIIHRDVKTANILLDENLTAKVADFGASRLIPMDKEQLTTMVQGTLGYLDPEYYNTGLLNEKSDVYSFGVVLMELLTGQKALCFDRPQYSKHLVSYFTSATKEKRLHEVIDGQVMNEKNQREIQEAARVAVECTRVTGEERPKMKEVAAELEGLRATKTKHQWSDNYPEPEENEHLLGLGILSAQGETSSTGYDSIKNVAILDIEAGR, via the exons atgaagttgcAGGAGTATCTGTTCTTGGTGGCTATGTTCTGCCTTTCTTGTACGCAACCCATCAAGTGTCAAACCAAGCTAAAATGCCCAGAAAAATGTGGAAATGTTACACTTGAGTTCCCTTTCGGCACAACTCCAGGTTGTTACCATGAGGAAGATCCCAGTTTCAACCTCACATGTAACGAGCAAGGGCTATTCTTTAATGGCTTTCGAGTGGTCAATATTTCTCACAGCAGCCAGATAAGCATCACGTTTCCTCCATCCTATGCTTGCTACAACAAGTCTGGACATCTTCAAAACGGCGCTGCCTACTATAACGATAGGCTCGGAAATTTAACTCTCTCCGACAACAACACCCTTTTTGCAGTAGGTTGTGACACTTATGCTTTTGTGACAACTAGTGGAACTCGGAGAAACTCATTCGGATGCATATCGGTATGTGATGAGGAACCACTTGTAACAAATAGAGAATGTAATGGTGAAGGTTGCTGCCAAAACCCTGTCTCTGCAGGGAGCAGTTGGTACATAGTCAGACCATATCGCTTTGTCAACGACACTTCTGAGCGTCCCTATAGAAGTTCTTGCATCTACGCCTTTGTCGTTGAAGATGGGAAGTTTAAGTTTAATGATATTGAAGATGGAAAGTTTAAGTTAAATGATAAAGGATTGGTAGATTATTCTTATCTTCAGACTAGGAGGTTACCTGTGGTGTTAGATTGGTCTATCGGAGGACAGACATGCAATCAAGTTGGAAACGCGAGCTTGTGCAGTGTAAACAGTACATGTTCTAACTCTACTGTCAGAACAGGTTACGTCTGCAAATGTGAACCAGGTTACTATGGGAATCCATATCTGAAAGACGGTTGTACAG ACATCGATGAGTGTACTAGTACTACCTATGAACATAACTGTACAGAAAACAGCAACTGTGAGAACACGAACGGAAGCTTCCTGTGTCCTTGCAAAACTGGTTACCACAAAGATAACTCTGCTATGAGCTGCCTTCTTACCGAGATTAACGAGAAGCCTGACTCAGGTTCAGCAGACTATGAATGGGCTAAGATTTTTCTTG GAACAACCATCGGCTTCTTGTGCATTCTGCTTGTGGTTACTTTTATACAGCAGAGAATGAAGCACAGGAAAAACGCCGAGCTCCGACAACACTTCTTTGAGCAAAACGGTGGCGGCATGTTGAGACAGCGACTCTCAGGAGCAGGCCCATCAAATGTTGATGTCAAGATCTTTACTGAGGAAGGCATGAAGGACGCAACTAGTGATTATGACGATAGCAGAATCTTGGGCCAGGGAGGCCAAGGAACAGTCTACAAAGGGATACTGCCAGACAATTCCATAGTTGCTATAAAGAAAGCTCGGCTTGGTGACAGCAGCCAAGTAGAGCAGTTCATCAACGAAGTGCTTGTGCTTTCACAGATCAACCATAGGAACGTGGTCAAGCTCTTGGGCTGCTGTCTTGAGACTGAAATTCCATTGCTGGTCTATGAGTTCATTAACAGTGGCACCCTTTTCGATCACTTGCACGGTTCCTTGTTTGATTCTTCTCTTACATGGGAACACCGCCTCAGGATAGCAGTGGAGATTGCTGGAACTCTTGCTTATCTTCACTCCTCTGCTTCTATTCCAATCATCCACCGAGATGTCAAGACTGCTAATATCCTCCTTGATGAAAACTTAACTGCAAAGGTAGCTGACTTTGGTGCTTCAAGGCTGATACCAATGGATAAAGAGCAGCTCACAACTATGGTGCAGGGCACTCTAGGTTATCTAGACCCAGAATACTACAACACAGGGTTGCTAAATGAAAAGAGCGATGTTTATAGCTTTGGAGTAGTCCTCATGGAACTTCTCACAGGCCAAAAGGCATTGTGCTTTGATAGGCCACAGTACTCAAAACATCTGGTGAGTTACTTTACTTCTGCCACAAAAGAGAAAAGGTTGCACGAGGTTATTGATGGGCAAGTGATGAACGAGAAGAACCAGAGGGAGATCCAGGAAGCTGCAAGAGTTGCTGTTGAGTGTACAAGGGTGACTGGAGAGGAAAGGCCAAAGATGAAGGAAGTAGCTGCTGAGCTTGAGGGCTTGAGAGCCACTAAAACCAAACATCAGTGGTCGGATAACTATCCTGAGCCAGAGGAGAATGAGCACTTGCTCGGTTTAGGGATCTTATCAGCACAAGGTGAAACCAGTAGCACTGGCTATGACAGCATCAAGAATGTAGCAATATTGGACATTGAAGCTGGCCGCTGA